Within the Echinicola sp. 20G genome, the region CGTTGCCTTGGTAAAGGGCAGACCTTATACCTTAAACCTGAAGGATCTTATCCTGCATTATGTCAACCACCGACATGAGGTAGTAACAAGAAGGACGGAATATGAATTAAGAGAAGCTGAAAAGCGTGCTCATATCTTACAAGGCTATTTAATAGCTTTGGATAATCTTGATGAGGTAATCAACTTGATCAGAAGTTCCAGAGATCCTGAAACAGCACGTAATGGCTTGATGGAGAAATTTGAGCTTACTGAGATTCAGGCCAGAGCCATTTTGGATATGCGACTTCAACGCCTTACCGGCATGGAGCGTGAAAAAATCCAAAATGAGTATGATGAGTTGATGGTATTGATCGAAGATCTAAAAGATATCCTTGCCAGCAAAGAACGCAGGATGGACATCATCAAAACTGAACTTTCCGAAATTAGAGAAAGATATGCTGATGAAAGAAGAACCATCATAGAGCATAATGCGGAAGACTTCAGCTATGAGGATATGATCCCGAATGAGGAAGTGATCATTACAGTATCCCATCAAGGTTATGTAAAAAGAACTGCCTTAAAAGAATACAGAACGCAAGGTAGAGGAGGAGTAGGTTCTAGAGGGGTAAGTACAAAAGACGATGATTATACCGAATATATTTTCTCTGCTTCCACTCATAACTACCTGTTAATTTTTACTGATAAGGGTAAGCTATTCTGGTTAAAGACCTATGCTATTCCTGAGGGTAGCAAAGTGTCCAAAGGGAGGCCTATTCAGAACTTGATCAACATTGAAAGTGATGATAAAATCCGTTCTATCATTCAAGTTTCTGATTTGAATGATGAGGATTATATCCAAAACAATTTCTTGGTGATGACCACTAAGCAAGGAATCATCAAAAAAACAACTTTGGAGCAATACTCAAGACCACGTTCAAATGGTATTATTGCATTGAACATCAGGGAAGATGATCAATTACTTAATGTTGAACTTACCCACGGTGATTCCCATATTATCATAGCAGCCAAATCAGGTAGAGCCATTCACTTCCATGAGTCGGCTGTAAGGCCTATGGGAAGGACAGCTACCGGAGTAAAAGCCATTACCTTAGCAGATGATAACGACTTTGTGGTTGGCATGATTTGTGTAAGCAGAGATGACGCCACCTTACTGGTAGTTTCTGAAAAAGGTTATGGTAAAAGAAGCGCAGTAGACGAGTATCGTATCACCAATAGAGGAGGGAAAGGCGTTAAAGCCATGAACATCACCGAGAAAACAGGAAGTCTGGTCGCTATCAAAGAAGTAGTAGATACGGATGACTTGATGATTATCAACAAATCTGGTATTATCATTAGAACTCCTGTTTCAGGCCTGAGAGTAATGGGACGTGCCACACAAGGTGTCAGATTGATTAAATTGAATGAGAATGACGAGATTTCTTCCATTGAGAAGATTGAAAATGTAGAAGAAGAGATTGAGGAAGAAATCCAGGACAACGCTTCTGATGAAGCGCAAAATGATTCAAACGAAACCGAAAAACCAAAAGAGGAATAAACAAATAGAGATGAAAAAATTAATTTTATCATTGGCTTTGGTCGGAGTGGCTTCAACGGTAGCCTTTGGCCAAAAAAAGGTAGTTAAATCTGCGGAAAAGAGCCTTAGAAAAGGAGAGTTGGCCACTGCTTTATCTGAAATAGAAGCAGCTACACAAGATCCTGAAACTGGCTCAGATCCTGAAACATATTTAATCAAAGGAAAAATCTTAACCAATCAGTTTGTTGCGGATTCATCCAATACAGAAGCAACTGTAGTAACTGGTAGAAGTGCTTTTGATGCCTTTACCAAAGCATTGGAACTAGATGGAAACGATTCCACCAGCAAGACAGGTAAAGAAGTATATAAAGAAGTAGTTGCAGGTTTACCTGATAATCTACAAGGTGAAGGTGTTTACAAAATCAAAAATGCCTCAGTGGACAAAGCAATTGCTAGATATGAAGAGGATGATATGGCTTTGGCTTCCAAATTCTTTGGTTTGGCAGCTGACATTGACCCTTCAGATACTTCTATTGTGTTCAATGCTGGATATACTGCAAATGCAAGTGAAAACTGGGATGATGCTAAAAAGTACCTTAATCTATTATTGGATAACCCAGATTACAACAAACTAAACGCTTATTATTTCTTGATCCAAATTGCCAATACGGAAGAGGATGATCAAGAAGAAGCTTACAGATTGGTGAAAGAAGCAAGGGAAGAGTATCCTATGGATAAAGGTCTTTCTGAATTTGAAATTCAACTATTGCTTCAATTGGAAAAAATGGATGAGGCAATGGCTTCTATCAAGGAGTCTT harbors:
- the gyrA gene encoding DNA gyrase subunit A; this encodes MAQGENENIIPINIEEEMRGAYIDYSMSVIVSRALPDVRDGMKPVHRRILFGMQELGVLHNKPYKKSARIVGEVLGKYHPHGDSAVYETMVRMAQDWSLRYPLVDPQGNFGSIDGDNAAAMRYTEARLKRIAEELLIDINKETVDFQLNFDDSLKEPVVLPAKIPALLLNGASGIAVGMATNMAPHNLGEVVDGIIAYIDNNDITVEELMKYIIAPDFPTGGIIYGYNGVKSAFETGRGRVVMRGKATIENKDNGREMIIINEIPYLVNKANMIEKTAQLIQEKKLEGISAIRDESDRRGMRIVYELKRDAIANVVLNNLYKQTQLQTSFSINNVALVKGRPYTLNLKDLILHYVNHRHEVVTRRTEYELREAEKRAHILQGYLIALDNLDEVINLIRSSRDPETARNGLMEKFELTEIQARAILDMRLQRLTGMEREKIQNEYDELMVLIEDLKDILASKERRMDIIKTELSEIRERYADERRTIIEHNAEDFSYEDMIPNEEVIITVSHQGYVKRTALKEYRTQGRGGVGSRGVSTKDDDYTEYIFSASTHNYLLIFTDKGKLFWLKTYAIPEGSKVSKGRPIQNLINIESDDKIRSIIQVSDLNDEDYIQNNFLVMTTKQGIIKKTTLEQYSRPRSNGIIALNIREDDQLLNVELTHGDSHIIIAAKSGRAIHFHESAVRPMGRTATGVKAITLADDNDFVVGMICVSRDDATLLVVSEKGYGKRSAVDEYRITNRGGKGVKAMNITEKTGSLVAIKEVVDTDDLMIINKSGIIIRTPVSGLRVMGRATQGVRLIKLNENDEISSIEKIENVEEEIEEEIQDNASDEAQNDSNETEKPKEE
- a CDS encoding lipopolysaccharide assembly protein LapB; its protein translation is MKKLILSLALVGVASTVAFGQKKVVKSAEKSLRKGELATALSEIEAATQDPETGSDPETYLIKGKILTNQFVADSSNTEATVVTGRSAFDAFTKALELDGNDSTSKTGKEVYKEVVAGLPDNLQGEGVYKIKNASVDKAIARYEEDDMALASKFFGLAADIDPSDTSIVFNAGYTANASENWDDAKKYLNLLLDNPDYNKLNAYYFLIQIANTEEDDQEEAYRLVKEAREEYPMDKGLSEFEIQLLLQLEKMDEAMASIKESLEKDPNNAPIRLRYGYLKEQSGDLEGALEEYLKTTEIDPNFFEGNYYAAAVYVDKAREIINEVNNLPDDEWEEKSDKMLAEADDLYKKAVPLFERALEAKPENTEIMQILFQIHTRLKNEAKASEYDKKLQELIGPNWMEG